A region from the Deltaproteobacteria bacterium genome encodes:
- a CDS encoding lipopolysaccharide biosynthesis protein, with protein MIEDRVESAKLRGLAKRGMAWAALGQGGTVGLHYVIMLVLAWRLAPAEFGLVGLATIFVFTVNAVAELGLGAAIVQRRELRPGHVGAVFWLSLAAGIGLASGLWAAAAPIAALMREPRLVSVLRPLALMVPVHALLVVPRALLQRSLRFARLAATEIGAEVVLGAVTIGLAYRGYGVWSLVTGLFARHVTRALLLWCVRPWRPTLRISAAECRDVLGFGGFVMGSMLATQVFSNVDYFVVGRYLGAAALAHYTLAFQLAIVPVQRIGEILSRVAFPSLARIQTDVPRLRRAFAQMLRTPAAFVASSSILLAIFAPALLARVYGPSWLPAARPLQLLALAAPFYVLDCSQVVFRAMGRPAMDLSLEAVRVLIFGLVATAALGYGTTGVAASILAAATVTGAVKLFAARRLTGERSRRSILPLAYALGALAAGAGLLAHSFFVTSAVAGMIVVTAAWVGCVRSPRARVRVAGLAGLDG; from the coding sequence ATGATCGAGGACCGCGTCGAGTCCGCCAAGCTGCGGGGTCTCGCCAAGCGGGGCATGGCGTGGGCCGCCTTGGGGCAGGGGGGCACCGTCGGCCTCCACTACGTCATCATGCTCGTGCTCGCGTGGCGTCTCGCGCCAGCCGAGTTCGGCCTGGTCGGGCTCGCCACGATCTTCGTCTTCACGGTCAATGCGGTCGCGGAGCTGGGCCTGGGTGCGGCGATCGTTCAGCGGCGGGAGCTGAGGCCGGGCCACGTCGGCGCGGTCTTCTGGCTGAGTCTCGCGGCCGGGATCGGGCTCGCCAGCGGCCTCTGGGCCGCGGCCGCGCCGATCGCCGCGCTGATGCGGGAGCCGCGGCTGGTGAGCGTGCTCCGGCCGCTTGCGCTGATGGTGCCGGTGCACGCGCTGCTGGTCGTCCCCCGTGCGCTCCTCCAGCGATCGCTGCGCTTCGCGCGGCTCGCGGCCACCGAGATCGGGGCCGAGGTGGTGCTCGGCGCGGTCACGATCGGGCTCGCCTACCGGGGCTACGGCGTCTGGAGCCTCGTGACCGGGCTCTTCGCGCGGCACGTTACTCGGGCGCTCCTCCTCTGGTGCGTGCGGCCCTGGCGGCCGACGCTCCGCATCAGCGCCGCGGAGTGCCGGGACGTCCTCGGCTTCGGCGGCTTCGTGATGGGCAGCATGCTCGCCACACAGGTGTTCTCCAACGTCGACTACTTCGTGGTCGGACGCTACCTCGGCGCGGCGGCGCTGGCGCACTACACGCTCGCCTTCCAGCTCGCGATCGTCCCGGTGCAGCGGATCGGGGAGATCCTGTCGCGCGTCGCCTTCCCATCGCTAGCGCGAATCCAGACGGATGTGCCGCGCCTCCGTCGGGCCTTCGCCCAGATGCTGCGGACGCCAGCAGCGTTCGTGGCATCCAGCTCGATCCTCCTCGCCATCTTCGCACCCGCGCTGCTCGCGAGAGTGTACGGCCCGTCGTGGCTGCCCGCGGCGAGGCCGCTGCAGCTGCTCGCGTTGGCCGCGCCGTTCTACGTCCTCGACTGCTCGCAGGTGGTGTTCCGCGCGATGGGGCGTCCGGCGATGGACCTGAGTCTCGAGGCGGTTCGCGTGCTGATATTCGGCCTGGTAGCCACGGCAGCACTCGGGTACGGCACGACCGGCGTGGCGGCGAGCATCCTCGCAGCGGCCACGGTGACCGGCGCCGTGAAGCTCTTCGCCGCGCGGCGCTTGACCGGCGAGCGCAGCCGCCGCTCCATTCTCCCGCTCGCCTACGCGTTGGGCGCGCTCGCGGCCGGAGCAGGGCTCTTGGCGCACTCCTTCTTCGTGACGTCAGCGGTGGCCGGCATGATCGTGGTGACCGCTGCCTGGGTGGGATGCGTTCGCTCTCCGCGCGCGCGCGTGCGGGTCGCGGGGTTGGCGGGCCTCGATGGCTGA
- a CDS encoding glycosyltransferase family 4 protein codes for MRVWLVTAAEPIPSDGVRPMRFMGLARALAGRGHEVTLWTQTFFHHTKRHRFPADTEYEAEGYRVVALRAFGYQRNVSLRRYASHWRFAQRLADEMPRRAAPDVVVASLPPLDTVAAVADYCAGRGVPFVVDVIDPWPDVFVDLLPPAVRSVGRMLSAPLSRRARRIFTRAHSVTALSEQYVGWARRLAAPREVAARVFYPAADIEAFDRLAAAQAPAPEAGPLRVVYAGALGRAYDLDCVIDCARLLASDDGPAACFLIAGDGPERERLERRAAGLGNVEFLGWLDAAALARLLASGDVSVACYRPGATQTVTYKLFEYLAARLPVVCSLEGEMGAMIRREGVGASYRAGDFADLAQVLRKLAADRDELGRMASRARRFAEASGDARRVYGGMAGFVEEAARPGTEEAVA; via the coding sequence GTGAGGGTCTGGCTCGTCACCGCGGCCGAGCCCATCCCGAGCGACGGGGTGCGGCCGATGCGCTTCATGGGGCTGGCGCGCGCGCTCGCCGGGCGCGGTCACGAGGTCACCCTGTGGACGCAGACCTTCTTCCACCACACCAAGCGGCACCGTTTCCCGGCCGACACGGAGTACGAGGCCGAGGGCTACCGCGTGGTCGCGCTCCGCGCCTTCGGCTACCAGAGAAACGTCTCGCTCCGCCGCTACGCGAGCCACTGGCGCTTCGCGCAGCGGCTGGCCGACGAGATGCCGCGGCGTGCCGCGCCCGACGTCGTGGTGGCGAGCCTGCCTCCACTCGACACGGTCGCGGCGGTGGCGGACTACTGCGCCGGCCGCGGGGTGCCCTTCGTCGTCGACGTCATCGACCCGTGGCCGGACGTCTTCGTCGACCTGCTGCCGCCCGCGGTGCGATCCGTCGGGCGGATGCTGAGCGCGCCGCTGTCGCGCCGCGCGCGGAGGATCTTCACGCGGGCGCACTCGGTGACTGCGCTCTCCGAGCAGTACGTCGGCTGGGCCCGGCGCCTGGCCGCGCCGCGCGAGGTCGCGGCGAGGGTCTTCTACCCGGCCGCCGACATCGAGGCGTTCGACCGGCTCGCGGCAGCCCAGGCGCCCGCGCCGGAGGCGGGACCGTTGCGCGTGGTGTACGCGGGAGCCCTCGGGCGGGCCTATGACCTCGATTGCGTGATCGACTGCGCGCGCCTGCTGGCGAGCGACGACGGTCCGGCGGCCTGCTTCCTGATTGCGGGCGACGGTCCCGAGCGCGAGCGGCTCGAGCGTCGCGCTGCGGGGCTCGGGAACGTCGAGTTCCTCGGTTGGCTCGACGCGGCAGCGCTCGCGCGCCTGCTGGCCTCCGGTGACGTGAGCGTCGCGTGCTACCGCCCGGGTGCGACCCAGACCGTGACCTACAAGCTGTTCGAGTATCTCGCGGCCCGGCTGCCCGTCGTCTGCTCGCTCGAGGGCGAGATGGGAGCGATGATCCGCCGCGAAGGGGTGGGCGCGTCGTACCGCGCCGGCGATTTCGCAGATCTTGCGCAAGTGCTCCGGAAGCTCGCCGCGGACCGGGACGAGCTCGGCCGCATGGCCTCGCGAGCCCGGCGGTTCGCCGAAGCGAGCGGCGATGCGCGGCGCGTCTACGGCGGCATGGCCGGGTTCGTCGAGGAGGCTGCACGACCGGGCACGGAGGAAGCGGTCGCATGA
- a CDS encoding NAD-dependent epimerase/dehydratase family protein — protein MTQQKTLLVTGSSGLIGSEAVQTFDRLGWRVVGVDNNMRRRFFGEAGDTTWNLARLRTETRHFEHHDFDIRNREAIADLFRGTRFDLVIHCAAQPSHDLAAKLPFDDFEVNALGTLNLLEATRQHSPEAVFILMSTNKVYGDAPNELPLRELPLRYDYARPEDWHGIDERCRIDQTLHSLFGASKASADLVAQEYGRYFGMAVGVFRGGCLTGPQHSGVELHGFLSYLVKCAVRGDHYTVFGYKGKQVRDNIHSDDVVRAFRAFSERPRAGEVYNLGGGRENSVSVLEAIEKVGALVGTPMRWSYRDEARRGDHICYISDLRKLRSHFPEWDVSRPLEATLEEMVRAEWNRTPRAERAVG, from the coding sequence ATGACCCAGCAGAAGACTCTACTCGTCACTGGCAGCAGCGGCCTCATCGGCTCCGAGGCGGTGCAGACGTTCGATCGGCTCGGGTGGCGCGTCGTCGGCGTCGATAACAACATGCGCCGCCGATTCTTCGGAGAGGCGGGAGACACCACCTGGAACCTGGCGCGCCTCCGAACGGAGACACGCCACTTCGAGCATCACGACTTCGACATCCGGAACCGGGAGGCGATCGCGGATCTGTTCCGGGGAACCCGCTTCGACCTCGTGATCCACTGCGCGGCGCAGCCGAGCCACGACCTGGCCGCGAAGCTGCCGTTCGACGACTTCGAGGTGAACGCGCTCGGCACCCTCAACCTCCTGGAGGCCACGCGACAGCACAGCCCCGAGGCGGTGTTCATCCTCATGAGCACCAACAAGGTCTACGGCGACGCGCCCAATGAGCTCCCGCTCCGCGAGCTGCCGCTGCGCTACGACTACGCGCGCCCCGAGGACTGGCACGGCATCGACGAGCGCTGCCGCATCGACCAGACGCTGCACAGCCTGTTCGGGGCCTCCAAGGCCTCGGCGGACCTGGTGGCGCAGGAGTACGGCCGGTACTTCGGGATGGCGGTCGGCGTCTTCCGCGGCGGCTGCCTCACCGGGCCGCAGCACAGCGGGGTCGAGCTGCACGGCTTCCTGTCTTACCTGGTGAAGTGCGCCGTGCGCGGCGACCACTACACGGTCTTCGGCTACAAGGGGAAGCAGGTCCGGGACAACATCCACAGCGACGACGTCGTGCGGGCTTTCCGCGCCTTCTCCGAGCGGCCGCGCGCGGGCGAGGTCTACAACCTGGGCGGCGGGCGCGAGAACAGCGTGTCGGTGCTGGAGGCGATCGAGAAGGTCGGGGCGCTGGTCGGGACCCCGATGCGCTGGAGCTATCGCGACGAGGCGCGCCGTGGCGACCACATCTGCTACATCTCCGATCTCCGGAAGCTGCGCAGCCACTTCCCGGAGTGGGACGTCTCGCGGCCGCTCGAGGCGACGCTCGAGGAGATGGTGCGCGCCGAGTGGAACCGGACGCCGCGGGCCGAGCGGGCGGTGGGGTAG